The genomic segment CTCACTTTTCTGAAGTTCTTGAATATGTTAAGAAAGGTGAAAAAGTTGGGATTCTTTTTGGAAAAAACAAAAGAACTATCGCTATGATTGTTCCGATTAACCAAAAGTCTGATGCCAAAAGAAAAATTGGCCTGCTTGATGGAAAAGTTAAAATAACTTTTGAAAAGAATTTCTCCATTACCGAAGAAGAATTCTTAAACATTTAATGACTTATTTATTAGATACTCATGCTTTACTTTGGGTAATTGGTGATTCAAAACAATTAAGTAAAAATATCATCAAAATAGTTCAGAACCAAGAAAATCAGATTTTTGTTAGCGCAATCTCTTTATGGGAAATTTCTTTAAAATTTAAACTCGGAAAACTGAAACTTTCAGGTTTTAAGCCTGAGGAAATTCCAAAATTACTTGAAAAATTGAACATAAATATAATTGAGCTAAGCCAAGAAGAAGCGTCTTCTTACCATAACTTGAAAGAAGATTTTCATAAAGATCCATTTGACCGAATGCTCATTTGGCAATGTATATCAAGAAAACTAACTTTCATCTCTAAAGATTCAGAGATAAAGAAATATAAAATATCTGGATTAAAAACCATTTGGTCTTAATTACCCACTGCGTATAACAGCGTGGAAACGCTTCGCTACGGCACAAGGCCTCGCTTGGGCTTCGCCACATTCCTCTCCGTCACGCTTCTTGCACGCAAGAAGACGCGCCGACGCTAACGCCTACTACGTAGGCTCAGCTACGAGGAACGTCGTCTCCACTATTTCGTTAATTGCAATTAGTTGATATAAAGAAGAAAACGCGCAAATTTTTTTATGAGGGTCTTGTCGATTAACGCTTTGGAAGAGAACAATTTAAGCTATGCTCTCCATCAAAGTGCAGATAAAGATTTTTGCTTTTTAAAAGTTAAGAGAAAATTTGCGCTCGATTGTAGGACCCTTTCGATTAAACTTTTATTCTATATTAACTAACTGCAATTAACATCGCCTTAACGCTCACTCGGGCACTTTTCCACTTCGCCTCAGATTCCTGATGAAATCTGATTCTCGTGGGGCCCTCGCTCGGCCTAAAGGCACATTCCGTGTCACGCTAACGCCTCATAGAGGCTCAGCTACACAGAACGTCGTTAAGGCTGATTCGTTATACGCAAGCACGGAAACAATTTTTAAGAGAAAAAGATGAAAAACCTAATAGAATGGTCAGAAAATAAAAATGACTTTAATCAGTCAGTTATTCTGGGAAACGGAGCAAGTATAGCTATTGATTCAGCTTTCAGTTATAGTTCATTATTTGCAAAAGCGAAAGAATTACAAAATCTAAATGAGGATTTAGAAAAAATTTTTGATCATTTTGAGACCAAAGATTTTGAATTTGTCTTACGTATGCTCTGGCATGCAACTAAGATTAATGAAACATTAAGCATTGAAGAAGAAAAAACCCAAGTCGCTTATAAAACTATAAAAAATGCATTAATTCAATCAGTTCAAAATAATCACCCAAAACAGAGTAAAATCGACTATTCTTTACCAAATATAACAAATTTTCTATCAAACTTTTCAGAAATC from the Leptospira ellinghausenii genome contains:
- a CDS encoding type II toxin-antitoxin system Phd/YefM family antitoxin, with the protein product MKSYAVGELKSHFSEVLEYVKKGEKVGILFGKNKRTIAMIVPINQKSDAKRKIGLLDGKVKITFEKNFSITEEEFLNI
- a CDS encoding type II toxin-antitoxin system VapC family toxin, with translation MTYLLDTHALLWVIGDSKQLSKNIIKIVQNQENQIFVSAISLWEISLKFKLGKLKLSGFKPEEIPKLLEKLNINIIELSQEEASSYHNLKEDFHKDPFDRMLIWQCISRKLTFISKDSEIKKYKISGLKTIWS